One genomic window of Bacillus mycoides includes the following:
- the glgP gene encoding glycogen phosphorylase → MFTHVESFKSAFLEKLEMMYGKSFKDSTTRDQYNTLGHMVREYMNSQWIATNESYRSGDQKQMYYLSIEFLLGRLLGSNILNLGIRDVCEKGLSELGISLQELEEIEADAGLGNGGLGRLAACFLDSLASLNLPGHGCGIRYKHGLFDQKIVDGYQVEFPEQWLLHENVWEVRRYDQAVEVSYFGNVEPLEIDGRLEFRHTNAEVIMAVPYDVPVVGYETSTVNTLRLWNAEPVPFPQNCKDILKYKRETEAVSEFLYPDDTHDEGKILRLKQQYFLVSASLQNIVRMHRERHGSLRQLHEKIAIHINDTHPVLAIPELMRILLDEEKLTWEEAWHITTQTISYTNHTTLSEALEKWPIHIFKPLLPRIYMIIEEINERFCHELWDRYSYDWKRIEDMAIIAHDLVKMAHLAIVGSHSVNGVAKIHTEILKQREMRLFYEFYPDKFNNKTNGIAHRRWLMKANPQLTNLISEAIGEEWKKEPIKLQALQNFIHDTSFQEKLAGVKQERKIILAERIHNKMGITIDPNSIFDVQVKRLHAYKRQLLNVLHILYLYNRLKEDTSFSFYPRTFIFGAKASPGYYYAKKIIKLINELARKVNTDPYVSQFMKVIFLENYRVSLAEDIFPAADVSEQISTASKEASGTGNMKFMMNGAITLGTLDGANIEIKDRVGDDACFIFGLTADEVLHYYQNGGYRASDYYHHNMHIKKVVDQLTNGFFAQSGAEFEAIYDSLVIQNDEYFVLRDFSPYAERQEAVGRAYENRQKWLEMSILNIAQSGHFASDRTILQYSNEIWGIGNTVKLF, encoded by the coding sequence ATGTTTACTCATGTTGAAAGCTTTAAATCCGCTTTTCTAGAAAAATTAGAAATGATGTATGGGAAAAGTTTCAAAGATTCTACAACCCGTGATCAGTATAATACGCTTGGTCATATGGTACGTGAGTATATGAATAGTCAATGGATTGCAACGAATGAAAGTTATCGTTCTGGAGATCAAAAGCAAATGTATTATTTATCCATTGAGTTTTTACTTGGGCGTTTGCTAGGCAGTAACATATTAAATTTAGGCATTCGAGATGTATGTGAAAAGGGGCTTTCTGAACTTGGAATTTCTTTGCAAGAGTTAGAAGAGATTGAAGCAGATGCTGGCCTTGGTAATGGTGGCCTTGGACGTTTAGCAGCCTGTTTCCTCGATTCACTCGCTTCTTTAAACTTACCAGGACATGGCTGTGGTATTCGTTATAAGCATGGCCTGTTTGATCAAAAAATTGTTGACGGCTATCAAGTAGAATTTCCAGAACAGTGGCTTCTTCATGAAAACGTTTGGGAAGTAAGAAGGTATGACCAAGCCGTAGAAGTAAGTTATTTTGGAAACGTTGAACCACTAGAAATTGATGGACGTTTAGAGTTCAGGCATACAAATGCAGAAGTTATTATGGCAGTACCATATGACGTTCCAGTTGTAGGATATGAAACAAGTACTGTAAATACGCTTCGGCTTTGGAATGCGGAGCCAGTTCCTTTCCCGCAAAACTGCAAAGATATTTTGAAATATAAGCGTGAAACAGAGGCCGTATCGGAATTTTTATATCCAGATGATACGCATGATGAGGGGAAAATACTTCGTTTAAAACAACAGTATTTCCTCGTATCAGCAAGTTTGCAAAACATCGTTCGTATGCATAGGGAGAGACACGGTAGTCTTCGTCAGTTACATGAAAAAATTGCGATTCATATAAACGATACACATCCGGTTCTAGCAATTCCAGAACTTATGCGTATTTTATTAGACGAAGAAAAATTGACATGGGAAGAAGCTTGGCACATAACAACGCAGACGATTTCCTATACGAATCATACAACGTTATCAGAAGCGCTTGAGAAATGGCCAATTCACATTTTCAAACCGTTATTACCGAGAATTTATATGATTATTGAAGAAATTAATGAACGTTTCTGTCATGAGCTTTGGGACCGTTATTCGTACGATTGGAAGCGCATTGAGGACATGGCCATTATTGCACATGACCTTGTGAAAATGGCTCATTTAGCGATTGTTGGTAGCCATAGCGTTAACGGTGTGGCGAAAATTCATACAGAAATTTTAAAGCAGCGTGAAATGCGATTGTTCTATGAATTTTATCCAGATAAGTTTAATAATAAAACGAATGGAATTGCTCATAGGCGCTGGCTAATGAAGGCGAATCCGCAGCTGACGAATCTTATTTCGGAAGCGATTGGTGAAGAGTGGAAGAAAGAGCCAATTAAGCTACAAGCACTGCAAAACTTCATACATGATACTAGTTTTCAAGAAAAGCTTGCAGGGGTAAAACAAGAGCGTAAGATTATTTTAGCGGAGCGCATTCATAATAAAATGGGGATCACTATTGATCCAAATTCTATTTTTGATGTGCAAGTGAAAAGGCTACATGCCTATAAACGACAGTTATTAAATGTTCTTCATATTTTGTACTTGTATAATCGTTTAAAAGAGGATACTAGTTTTTCATTTTACCCGCGTACTTTTATTTTTGGAGCGAAAGCATCACCTGGCTATTATTATGCGAAGAAAATTATTAAATTAATAAATGAGCTTGCAAGAAAAGTAAATACCGATCCGTACGTAAGTCAATTTATGAAAGTTATCTTTCTAGAAAACTACCGAGTTTCTTTAGCGGAAGATATATTCCCGGCGGCAGATGTAAGTGAACAAATTTCAACTGCGAGTAAAGAAGCATCGGGAACAGGTAACATGAAATTCATGATGAATGGTGCAATTACACTCGGAACGTTAGATGGAGCTAATATTGAAATAAAAGACCGGGTCGGTGATGATGCCTGCTTCATTTTCGGCTTAACAGCGGATGAGGTTCTTCATTACTACCAAAATGGTGGATATCGTGCAAGTGACTATTATCACCACAATATGCATATTAAAAAAGTAGTAGATCAGTTAACGAATGGTTTCTTTGCACAGTCGGGAGCTGAATTTGAAGCGATTTATGATTCTCTCGTTATTCAAAATGATGAATACTTCGTTCTTCGAGATTTTAGCCCATATGCTGAAAGACAAGAAGCTGTCGGAAGGGCATACGAAAATAGGCAGAAATGGCTGGAAATGTCGATTTTGAACATTGCACAATCGGGGCATTTTGCGAGTGATCGAACAATTTTGCAGTACAGTAATGAAATTTGGGGTATTGGTAATACTGTTAAACTTTTTTAG
- the menD gene encoding 2-succinyl-5-enolpyruvyl-6-hydroxy-3-cyclohexene-1-carboxylic-acid synthase — protein MNNHIEALSYYLGAFVDELTRLNVCDVVISPGSRSTPIALLMEQHEGIKTYLHVDERSAGFFALGIAKAKKRPVALLCTSGTAAANYYPAVCEAFHSRVPLIVLTADRPHELRDVGAPQAMNQFNLYGTFVKQFMEMALPEASETMYHYARMTTQRAIASALLAPQGPIHLNFPLREPLIPDFSLESLWDKGRGEYTGVVQQGNVTMPSEYVDSLVGRLSHMEKGLIICGDGNHPEITEVVMKVAEKTGYPILADPLSNLRSGNHDKTMVIDCYDTFLRNELLKETWKPDVLIRFGGMPVSKALTQFIKKQTKAVHIVVDESGQWRDPALVATEVVQASDIEFCRALIDKMPVMKKNDWFGMWKHINEKTRETLREMETYETAFEGKVITDIVRVLPEGATLFASNSMPIRDTDSFFFTSDKNIQVMANRGVNGIDGIISTALGASIICDPLVLVIGDLSFYHDLNGLLAAKLHELNITIVVVNNDGGGIFSFLPQYEKKEHFESLFGTPIGLDYEHVVKMYGGSFSRVDGWENFREEVQTGTTTKGLHVVEICTNREENLKLHRELWAKTMDVITTSLQGESK, from the coding sequence ATGAACAATCATATAGAAGCATTATCATATTATTTAGGCGCGTTCGTGGACGAACTGACGCGTCTAAATGTATGTGATGTTGTTATTAGTCCAGGCTCACGGTCAACGCCGATTGCCTTACTAATGGAACAACATGAAGGAATAAAAACATATTTACATGTAGACGAAAGATCAGCAGGATTCTTTGCGCTTGGTATTGCGAAAGCAAAAAAACGTCCTGTTGCACTATTATGTACGTCAGGGACGGCAGCTGCGAACTATTATCCAGCTGTATGTGAAGCGTTTCATTCACGAGTGCCGCTTATCGTATTAACGGCGGATAGACCGCATGAATTACGAGATGTGGGTGCACCACAGGCGATGAATCAATTTAATTTATACGGTACTTTTGTGAAGCAATTTATGGAGATGGCACTTCCGGAGGCGAGCGAAACGATGTATCATTACGCTCGTATGACGACACAGCGTGCGATAGCAAGCGCACTTCTAGCACCGCAAGGACCTATCCATCTCAATTTTCCGCTTCGCGAGCCGTTAATCCCAGATTTTTCATTAGAAAGCTTATGGGATAAAGGGCGTGGTGAATATACAGGAGTAGTTCAGCAAGGGAACGTGACGATGCCGAGTGAATATGTAGATTCTCTTGTAGGGCGCCTTTCACATATGGAAAAGGGGCTTATTATTTGTGGAGACGGCAATCATCCAGAAATCACAGAAGTTGTTATGAAAGTAGCTGAGAAAACAGGGTATCCAATTTTAGCAGATCCACTTTCTAATCTCCGTAGTGGTAATCATGATAAAACGATGGTTATAGATTGTTATGATACATTTTTACGAAATGAATTGTTAAAAGAAACGTGGAAGCCGGATGTTTTAATTCGTTTCGGCGGAATGCCTGTTTCTAAAGCATTAACGCAGTTCATCAAAAAACAAACGAAAGCTGTTCATATCGTTGTTGATGAATCTGGACAATGGAGAGATCCAGCTCTAGTTGCGACAGAAGTTGTACAAGCTAGTGACATTGAATTTTGCAGAGCATTAATAGATAAAATGCCAGTTATGAAAAAGAATGATTGGTTCGGAATGTGGAAACATATAAACGAGAAAACGCGAGAAACACTTCGTGAGATGGAAACATATGAAACGGCATTTGAAGGAAAAGTAATTACGGATATTGTACGTGTATTACCAGAAGGGGCAACGTTATTTGCAAGTAATAGTATGCCAATTCGCGATACAGATTCATTTTTCTTCACGTCGGATAAAAACATTCAAGTAATGGCGAACCGCGGTGTAAATGGTATTGATGGAATCATTTCAACAGCTTTAGGAGCGAGTATTATTTGTGATCCGCTCGTATTAGTAATCGGTGATTTATCATTTTATCACGATTTAAACGGATTATTAGCCGCAAAATTACATGAATTAAATATAACGATTGTTGTTGTAAATAATGATGGTGGAGGTATTTTCTCATTCTTACCACAATACGAGAAAAAGGAACATTTCGAATCATTATTTGGAACACCAATTGGGCTTGATTACGAGCATGTTGTCAAAATGTATGGTGGCTCATTTAGCCGTGTGGATGGATGGGAAAACTTCCGAGAAGAAGTACAAACTGGAACGACAACGAAAGGATTACACGTTGTGGAAATTTGTACGAATCGCGAAGAAAACTTGAAATTACATCGTGAATTATGGGCAAAAACAATGGACGTTATTACTACATCTTTGCAAGGTGAATCAAAATGA
- a CDS encoding isochorismate synthase — protein sequence MIQTKQKGLQEVLVTAIKRATDEKTLVSFVKQIDWVDPLLFYAAGKRVSFENRCYFADPAQHVIFAGIGSVFTIANSSHKRFQTARDEWDKVKEKAFVQREGYEFGTGPLLFGGFSFDQEKEKTNLWKEFDDTTFSLPAFLLTVKNEKAWLTINQFVSAEDCAETLYNEIISVEERILQESKCALEGSKLTVTSKVEVDPKGWMNAIGKVQDEMKQGNVQKVVLARELKLTMDQHIDSVLVLEALRIGQPDCYVFSFDYKGACFLGATPERLIRKEGEKFTSMCLAGSIGHGNSIEESKQNGETLLHDEKNLAEHGYVVNMIRGVLSEHCESVNIPESPGLLTTKNLIHLYTPVEAKGDASLLAMVEELHPTPALGGTPRHEALKLIRDVELLDRGLYGAPIGFIDDEGNGEFAVALRCGLLNGEKASLFAGCGIVIDSVAQLEYEETSLKFRPMLGALEELMK from the coding sequence GTGATTCAAACGAAACAAAAAGGCTTACAAGAAGTTCTTGTTACAGCTATTAAGCGTGCGACTGATGAAAAAACATTAGTTAGTTTTGTAAAACAAATAGATTGGGTGGATCCACTTCTGTTTTATGCAGCAGGAAAAAGGGTCTCATTCGAAAATAGATGTTATTTTGCAGACCCAGCTCAGCATGTAATATTTGCTGGAATTGGCTCTGTTTTCACTATAGCAAATTCTTCTCACAAACGCTTTCAAACTGCTCGTGACGAGTGGGATAAAGTGAAAGAGAAAGCATTTGTACAAAGAGAAGGATATGAATTTGGAACAGGTCCTCTTTTATTTGGTGGATTTTCATTTGACCAAGAAAAAGAAAAAACGAATCTTTGGAAAGAATTTGATGATACCACATTTTCACTACCAGCATTTTTATTAACTGTAAAAAATGAAAAAGCGTGGTTAACCATTAATCAGTTCGTTTCAGCTGAAGATTGTGCAGAAACTCTTTATAACGAAATTATTTCTGTAGAAGAGAGAATTTTACAAGAGAGTAAATGTGCACTAGAAGGATCAAAATTAACAGTTACTTCTAAAGTAGAAGTTGATCCGAAGGGCTGGATGAATGCGATTGGAAAAGTTCAGGATGAAATGAAGCAAGGGAACGTGCAGAAGGTTGTATTAGCAAGGGAGCTAAAATTAACGATGGATCAGCATATTGATTCCGTTCTTGTTTTAGAAGCGCTTCGCATTGGGCAACCGGATTGTTACGTATTTTCTTTTGATTATAAAGGAGCATGCTTCTTAGGGGCGACACCTGAGCGATTGATTCGAAAAGAAGGCGAGAAGTTTACATCGATGTGCCTTGCTGGTTCAATTGGTCATGGCAATTCTATAGAAGAAAGTAAACAAAATGGTGAGACGCTTCTTCATGATGAAAAGAATTTGGCTGAACACGGTTATGTAGTTAACATGATTCGAGGTGTGCTAAGTGAGCATTGCGAATCTGTTAATATTCCGGAGAGCCCGGGCTTATTAACGACGAAAAATTTAATCCATTTATATACGCCAGTAGAAGCAAAAGGCGATGCAAGTCTTTTAGCGATGGTAGAAGAATTACATCCAACGCCAGCTCTTGGTGGTACACCTCGTCATGAGGCGTTGAAATTAATCCGTGATGTAGAGCTTTTAGATAGAGGATTATATGGTGCCCCAATTGGCTTTATAGATGATGAAGGAAATGGTGAATTTGCGGTTGCACTTCGCTGCGGATTATTAAACGGCGAGAAAGCATCCTTATTTGCCGGCTGTGGTATCGTAATTGATTCAGTAGCGCAGCTTGAATATGAAGAAACAAGTTTGAAGTTTAGACCGATGCTTGGTGCTTTGGAGGAATTAATGAAATGA
- a CDS encoding lipase family protein produces MRTPLSFDKDTAILLASCCDLTYEQYKQNGIFEIPDGFQYVQGFQGKAIQTMEWFGFILESEDTIIVAFRGTQTDTDWIIDSLVNQRPYPYALNSGNVHNGFLSIYESCRDPIMDMLVSLPAHKKLLATGHSLGGALATLHILDARINTAFAQYGLYTFASPKVGDIAFRNYYKLQVASSFRFVNLFDVVPLLPPRNINFNDRDWEYAHVHHNMTFTKNTKSITNNHSITTYKTCLTSHF; encoded by the coding sequence ATGCGTACTCCTTTATCCTTCGATAAAGATACTGCCATACTGTTAGCATCTTGCTGCGATCTAACGTATGAACAATATAAACAAAATGGGATTTTTGAAATACCTGATGGATTCCAATATGTACAAGGCTTTCAAGGAAAAGCGATTCAAACGATGGAATGGTTTGGGTTCATATTAGAATCTGAGGATACGATCATTGTAGCTTTTAGGGGCACACAAACAGATACAGATTGGATTATCGATTCACTCGTCAACCAAAGGCCATACCCATACGCTTTAAATAGCGGAAATGTCCATAACGGTTTTCTTTCAATTTATGAATCTTGCCGGGATCCTATTATGGATATGCTCGTGTCATTACCAGCCCATAAGAAACTTCTTGCAACAGGCCATAGCTTAGGAGGTGCACTCGCTACACTACACATACTAGATGCACGTATAAATACTGCCTTCGCACAGTACGGTCTTTATACATTTGCCTCTCCAAAAGTTGGAGATATCGCCTTTCGAAATTATTATAAACTGCAAGTAGCTAGTAGCTTTCGTTTCGTCAACTTATTCGATGTCGTTCCACTTCTCCCTCCCCGAAACATAAATTTTAATGATCGTGATTGGGAATATGCACACGTTCATCACAACATGACATTTACGAAAAATACAAAATCCATTACGAATAATCATTCCATTACAACATACAAAACATGTCTGACCTCTCATTTTTAA
- a CDS encoding 1,4-dihydroxy-2-naphthoate polyprenyltransferase, translating into MEMNVETNSSPTAQKPSKQTGWRIWWSLLRPHTLTAAFVPVFIGTAYAMQVGGINQIHLPLFFMMLLACLLIQAATNMFNEYFDYKRGLDHEGSVGIGGAIVRDGIKPKTVLNLAFGFLGIATLLGVYICMNSSWWLAAIGLVCMAVAYLYTGGPIPIAYTPFGELTAGLFMGVIIIGISFFIQTGAVTSEVILLSIPSSILIGAILLSNNIRDLDGDKENGRKTLAILVGRERAVGVLASMFIVSYIWTIALIIVNIVSPWMLIVFLSAPKAFKATKGFIGKSIPMEMVPAMISTAKTNTIFGLLMGIGLLLGYFL; encoded by the coding sequence ATGGAAATGAACGTCGAAACGAATTCCTCTCCTACAGCGCAAAAGCCAAGTAAACAAACCGGCTGGCGCATTTGGTGGAGTTTATTACGTCCCCATACATTAACAGCAGCTTTCGTTCCTGTTTTCATCGGAACAGCTTATGCAATGCAGGTCGGAGGTATAAATCAAATACATCTTCCTCTTTTCTTTATGATGCTTCTTGCTTGCCTTCTCATTCAAGCAGCAACGAACATGTTTAATGAATACTTTGATTATAAAAGAGGACTCGATCATGAAGGTTCAGTTGGAATCGGCGGTGCTATCGTCCGCGATGGCATTAAACCAAAAACCGTGCTTAACTTAGCATTCGGATTTTTAGGCATCGCAACGCTATTAGGTGTTTATATTTGTATGAACTCTAGCTGGTGGCTTGCTGCAATCGGTCTTGTTTGTATGGCCGTTGCTTACCTTTACACTGGCGGCCCCATTCCAATTGCATATACACCATTTGGAGAGCTAACAGCAGGATTATTTATGGGTGTCATTATTATTGGTATTTCATTCTTTATCCAAACAGGGGCAGTAACATCAGAAGTGATTTTATTATCTATTCCCAGCTCCATTTTAATTGGTGCAATTTTACTATCTAACAATATTCGTGATTTAGATGGTGATAAAGAAAATGGTCGTAAAACGTTAGCAATTCTCGTTGGACGCGAAAGAGCAGTTGGTGTACTTGCTTCTATGTTCATCGTTTCCTACATTTGGACAATCGCTTTAATCATCGTTAACATCGTATCACCATGGATGCTTATCGTATTCTTAAGTGCACCGAAAGCATTTAAAGCGACGAAAGGCTTTATCGGCAAAAGCATTCCAATGGAAATGGTACCTGCGATGATTTCAACAGCAAAAACAAATACAATTTTCGGTCTCCTAATGGGAATCGGATTATTGCTTGGATACTTCCTATAG
- a CDS encoding TIGR00266 family protein, which produces MQAHEIEYKLYGDDMQFVEIELDPEESVIAEAGAMMMMEDHIEMETIFGDGSGPSSGLFGKLMGAGKRLVTGESMFMTVFTNTGHGKRHVSFAAPYPGKIIPVDLTEYQGKVVCQKDAFLCAAKGVSIGIEFTKKIGTGFFGGEGFIMQKLEGDGLAFMHAGGTVYKRELKSGEKLRIDTGCLVAMTKDVNYDVQFVGKVKTALFGGEGLFFATLEGPGTVWIQSLTLSRLAARLTSPAAQNSGEGSVLGGLGRLLDGKE; this is translated from the coding sequence ATGCAAGCACATGAAATCGAGTATAAATTATATGGCGATGATATGCAGTTTGTTGAAATTGAATTAGATCCAGAAGAAAGCGTTATCGCTGAGGCTGGCGCAATGATGATGATGGAAGATCATATCGAAATGGAAACGATTTTCGGTGATGGTTCTGGACCATCTAGTGGTCTATTCGGTAAATTAATGGGCGCAGGTAAACGTCTCGTTACAGGTGAAAGTATGTTTATGACTGTATTTACAAATACAGGTCATGGCAAACGACACGTATCATTCGCCGCTCCTTATCCTGGAAAAATTATTCCTGTTGATTTAACAGAATATCAAGGAAAAGTAGTCTGCCAAAAAGATGCATTTCTTTGTGCGGCAAAAGGTGTTTCTATCGGAATCGAATTTACAAAGAAAATTGGAACTGGTTTCTTCGGTGGTGAAGGTTTCATCATGCAGAAACTTGAAGGTGACGGACTCGCTTTCATGCACGCAGGCGGAACAGTATATAAGCGTGAATTGAAATCTGGTGAAAAACTTCGCATTGATACAGGTTGTCTCGTTGCAATGACGAAAGATGTTAACTACGATGTTCAATTCGTTGGAAAAGTAAAAACAGCTCTATTTGGCGGCGAAGGTTTATTCTTCGCAACGTTAGAAGGTCCTGGAACTGTTTGGATTCAGTCCTTAACACTTAGTCGCTTAGCAGCACGCCTTACAAGCCCAGCAGCTCAAAATAGCGGTGAAGGCAGCGTTTTAGGCGGACTCGGTCGCCTTTTAGATGGGAAAGAATAA
- a CDS encoding NUDIX hydrolase yields the protein MFKYNVCFLKSKDKVLMLNREKAPIMGVWNGVGGKYEIGETADEGAIREVFEETGFNVNQYYSKGIITWNTSDHKKDGLYVYLFEVDTILESESIKKTREGILDWKQIDWILNPSNLGIAEMVKEYLPVLLEKAGDYSFEYKNDILILVK from the coding sequence GTGTTTAAATATAACGTATGTTTCTTAAAAAGTAAGGATAAAGTCTTGATGTTGAATCGTGAAAAGGCACCGATTATGGGCGTGTGGAACGGTGTTGGTGGCAAATATGAAATAGGTGAAACTGCTGATGAGGGTGCAATTCGTGAAGTGTTTGAGGAAACAGGATTCAATGTAAATCAGTACTATTCAAAGGGGATCATTACATGGAATACTAGTGATCATAAAAAAGATGGATTATATGTGTATTTATTTGAAGTAGATACAATATTAGAGAGTGAATCTATAAAAAAAACTAGAGAAGGTATTCTCGATTGGAAGCAAATCGATTGGATACTGAATCCCTCTAATTTAGGGATTGCTGAAATGGTAAAAGAATATTTACCTGTTCTATTAGAAAAAGCGGGCGATTATTCATTTGAATATAAAAATGATATATTAATACTTGTAAAATAA
- the cspD gene encoding cold-shock protein CspD — MQTGKVKWFNGEKGFGFIEVEGGEDVFVHFSAIQGDGFKTLEEGQEVSFEIVDGNRGPQAANVTKN; from the coding sequence ATGCAAACAGGTAAAGTTAAATGGTTTAACGGCGAAAAAGGTTTTGGCTTCATCGAAGTTGAAGGCGGAGAAGACGTATTCGTACATTTCTCAGCTATTCAAGGCGACGGCTTCAAAACTTTAGAAGAAGGTCAAGAAGTTTCTTTCGAAATCGTTGATGGAAACCGCGGACCACAAGCAGCTAACGTTACAAAAAACTAA
- a CDS encoding yteA family sporulation protein: protein MLTPQQINQFKSILEKQQQEVEQTIQTHENENRASERDSVGELSSYDNHPGDMATELYEREKDFGLIEFWHKQLEDTKHALQKIEAGTYGICEVSGEEIPFERLEAMPTATTCIQHTTNKLDMNTRPVEEEVLAPSFHKHDEDHSVEYDAEDAWQDVANYGTSETPSDLERQDSKNYNGMYVNSEENVGYVEDFENFIGTDMYGKNPQVFATEEHEEYEQLLDDFEERTFKGELSSDESSSKA from the coding sequence ATGTTAACTCCACAACAAATAAATCAATTTAAATCTATTTTAGAAAAACAACAGCAAGAAGTTGAACAAACGATACAAACTCATGAAAATGAAAACCGTGCATCTGAACGTGATTCAGTAGGAGAATTGTCTAGCTATGACAACCATCCAGGTGATATGGCTACAGAATTGTACGAACGTGAGAAAGATTTCGGACTCATCGAATTTTGGCATAAACAGTTAGAAGATACGAAACATGCTCTGCAAAAAATTGAAGCTGGTACGTACGGAATTTGCGAAGTGTCTGGTGAGGAAATTCCATTTGAAAGATTAGAAGCAATGCCAACTGCTACAACGTGTATTCAGCACACTACAAATAAATTAGATATGAACACGCGCCCAGTTGAAGAAGAGGTGCTAGCTCCTTCGTTTCACAAGCACGACGAAGATCATTCTGTTGAATATGATGCTGAAGACGCTTGGCAAGACGTCGCAAATTACGGAACATCAGAAACACCCTCCGATTTAGAAAGACAGGATTCAAAAAACTATAACGGTATGTATGTAAATAGTGAAGAAAATGTTGGTTATGTAGAGGATTTCGAAAACTTTATCGGAACAGATATGTATGGAAAAAACCCACAAGTTTTCGCTACAGAGGAACATGAAGAATATGAACAATTGCTTGATGATTTTGAAGAACGCACCTTTAAAGGTGAATTATCTTCAGATGAGTCTAGTTCTAAAGCATAA